In one Tripterygium wilfordii isolate XIE 37 chromosome 22, ASM1340144v1, whole genome shotgun sequence genomic region, the following are encoded:
- the LOC119991845 gene encoding uncharacterized protein LOC119991845 — MADYQPLPEIEEQPQPSLTSVKPTRVVSVDVFRGLCVFLMMLVDYGGAVFPVIAHSPWNGLRLAEFVMPFFLFIAGISTALAFKKVPNKVDATSKTVLRAVKLFLLGVLLQGGYFHGTKSLTYGVDIVKIRWLGVLQRISIGYVVAALCEIWLTHRTQREVKFVRSYCWHWCLAFSISAIYAGLLYGLYVPDWQIKVSNATIYSLPSNDANLYTVICSVRGDLGPACNSAGMIDRLVLGVDHLYAKPVYRNLKECNISTSGQVPDTSPAWCHAPFDPEGLLSSLTAAVTCIIGLQYGHVLAHLQDHKGRLCHWSLFSVLLLVLGLFLVFIGIPVNKSLYTINYMLITSASAGITFCFFYLLVDVYGYRYLTFILEWMGIHSLSIFVLVTSNLAVMSIQGFYLSVPANNIKMSKDVIEGERSQGKDYVDPPPAPLIDIAELKLWSFYRALIAEFIATLLFLYVTVATVIGHKKQTGPCDGVGLLGIAWAFGGMIFVLVYCTAGISGGHINPAVTLGLFLARKVSLIRALAYMVAQCLGAICGVGLVKAFMKHEYNSLGGGANSVAPGYSKGTALGAEIIGTFVLVYTVFSATDPKRSARDSHVPVLAPLPIGFAVFMVHLATIPITGTGINPARSFGAAVIYNNDKSWDDHWIFWVGPFAGALAAAAYHQYILRAGAIKALGSFRSNPTN, encoded by the exons ATGGCCGATTACCAGCCGTTACCTGAAATTGAGGAGCAGCCGCAACCTTCACTGACCAGTGTGAAACCCACACGTGTTGTCTCCGTTGACGTCTTTCGTGGACTCTGTGTCTTC CTAATGATGCTGGTGGACTATGGAGGAGCAGTGTTTCCAGTAATTGCTCATTCGCCATGGAATGGGCTTCGCTTGGCCGAATTTGTGatgcctttctttcttttcattgctGGGATTTCTACTGCACTAGCCTTCAAG AAAGTACCAAACAAAGTAGACGCCACAAGCAAGACAGTGCTTAGGGCAGTGAAACTGTTTTTACTTGGTGTGCTTCTTCAAG GTGGCTATTTTCATGGAACTAAATCCTTGACATATGGTGTTGACATTGTAAAAATACGTTGGCTTGGCGTTTTGCAG AGAATATCCATTGGATATGTTGTTGCAGCTTTATGCGAAATCTGGCTTACACATCGAACACAGAGAGAAGTAAAATTTGTCAGGAGTTATTGTTGGCACTG GTGCTTGGCATTTTCAATATCTGCAATATATGCAGGATTATTGTATGGTCTATATGTTCCTGATTGGCAAATCAAAGTATCTAATGCAACCATTTATTCACTTCCATCAAATGATGCAAATTTATACACG GTGATATGTTCTGTAAGGGGTGACCTTGGACCTGCTTGTAATTCAGCTGGAATGATTGATCGTTTGGTTCTTGGTGTTGATCATTTATATGCAAAGCCTGTTTACAGAAATTTGAAG GAGTGTAACATTTCCACGAGTGGCCAAGTTCCAGACACTTCACCCGCATGGTGTCATGCTCCTTTTGATCCTGAAGGTCTTTTAAG CTCTTTAACAGCCGCTGTGACCTGCATAATTGGACTGCAATATGGTCACGTTCTTGCGCATTTACAG GACCACAAGGGGCGGTTATGTCACTGGTCCTTGTTTTCTGTCTTGCTTCTAGTCCTTGGGCTGTTCCTTGTCTTCATAG GCATCCCTGTCAATAAATCTCTTTATACAATAAATTATATGTTGATCACTTCAGCTTCTGCGGGAATAACATTCTGCTTCTTCTATCTACTG GTCGATGTTTATGGTTACAGATACTTGACATTTATACTTGAGTGGATGGGAATCCATTCTTTGAGCATTTTTGTTCTTGTAACTTCGAACTTGGCTGTTATGTCAATTCAAGGATTCTATTTGTCTGTTCCAGCAAATAACATC aagatgtcgAAAGATGTGATTGAGGGAGAGCGGAGCCAGGGGAAGGACTACGTGGATCCACCACCAGCACCACTCATCGACATAGCTGAGCTCAAGCTCTGGTCCTTCTACAGAGCTCTTATAGCTGAGTTCATAGCTACCCTTCTCTTCCTGTACGTCACTGTTGCTACTGTTATCGGCCACAAGAAACAAACCGGACCTTGTGATGGTGTTGGTCTCTTGGGTATTGCTTGGGCCTTCGGTGGCATGATCTTCGTTCTCGTTTACTGCACGGCTGGTATCTCTG GTGGTCACATTAACCCGGCAGTGACACTCGGGCTGTTTTTGGCTCGCAAGGTTTCTCTGATTAGGGCCTTGGCTTACATGGTGGCTCAGTGCTTAGGAGCCATCTGTGGTGTTGGCTTGGTCAAGGCCTTCATGAAGCACGAGTACAACTCTCTTGGTGGTGGTGCGAACTCTGTTGCTCCTGGTTACAGCAAAGGCACTGCCTTGGGTGCTGAGATTATTGGCACCTTTGTGCTCGTCTACACCGTTTTCTCTGCCACCGACCCCAAGAGAAGCGCACGTGACTCTCACGTTCCT GTGTTGGCTCCACTGCCTATCGGGTTTGCGGTGTTCATGGTCCATCTTGCCACCATCCCCATAACTGGAACTGGTATTAACCCAGCTAGGAGCTTCGGTGCTGCTGTTATCTACAACAATGACAAATCTTGGGATGACCAT TGGATCTTCTGGGTTGGACCATTTGCGGGAGCACTAGCAGCAGCAGCATACCACCAGTATATATTGAGAGCAGGAGCTATCAAGGCCCTTGGATCCTTCAGAAGCAACCCAACCAActaa